The following are from one region of the Qipengyuania flava genome:
- a CDS encoding NADPH:quinone oxidoreductase family protein yields MKALLVRELSPDLSGVALTEIDKPEGEVMVRVRAASLNYPDLLMTQGKYQFKPEPPFVSGLEMAGEVVSAPEGSGFSPGDRVRGGAKTGAFAEYVALPAAALRAMPDSMSFPTAAAMGAAYHTAYVALVEIGGLKAGQSVLVHGASGGVGLAACDLAKALGAKVIAATHREDKIEPLKAIAGPDAVILNTGRFREEVSQLTDGRLCDLVYDPVGGDVFDESTRCVTFGGKLLVIGFVAGRIPTIAVNIPLMKGFSVVGARAGEYVRRFPARGPVIAEAVDALVTEGRIAPHIDRTLPLADWCEAFEAMARGEIIGKIVLEP; encoded by the coding sequence ATGAAAGCGCTCCTCGTCCGCGAGCTCTCGCCCGACCTTTCCGGGGTCGCGCTGACCGAGATCGATAAGCCCGAGGGCGAAGTTATGGTGCGCGTGCGCGCTGCTTCGCTCAACTACCCCGACCTGCTGATGACGCAGGGCAAGTACCAGTTCAAACCCGAGCCGCCTTTCGTCTCCGGGTTGGAAATGGCGGGCGAAGTCGTGTCTGCGCCCGAGGGCAGCGGATTTTCCCCGGGTGACCGGGTGCGCGGCGGTGCCAAGACCGGGGCCTTTGCCGAATATGTCGCCCTGCCCGCCGCCGCGCTGCGCGCCATGCCGGATTCGATGAGCTTTCCGACAGCCGCCGCCATGGGCGCGGCCTATCACACGGCCTATGTCGCGCTGGTCGAAATCGGCGGGCTGAAAGCGGGCCAGAGCGTACTGGTCCATGGCGCGAGCGGCGGCGTCGGGCTGGCCGCATGCGACCTCGCCAAGGCGCTGGGCGCAAAGGTCATTGCGGCAACCCACCGCGAGGACAAGATCGAACCCTTGAAGGCCATTGCCGGCCCCGACGCGGTGATCCTCAACACGGGCCGGTTCCGCGAAGAGGTTTCACAGCTGACGGACGGACGGCTCTGCGATCTCGTCTACGATCCCGTGGGCGGCGATGTGTTCGACGAGAGCACCCGCTGCGTGACCTTTGGCGGCAAGCTGTTGGTGATTGGCTTTGTCGCAGGCCGCATTCCGACCATCGCCGTCAATATCCCGCTGATGAAGGGCTTTTCCGTCGTGGGCGCGCGGGCGGGTGAATATGTGCGCCGTTTCCCCGCTCGCGGGCCGGTGATTGCAGAGGCGGTTGACGCCCTGGTCACCGAAGGCCGCATTGCGCCGCATATCGATCGCACGCTTCCACTAGCCGACTGGTGCGAGGCCTTCGAGGCAATGGCGCGCGGCGAGATCATTGGGAAGATCGTCCTCGAACCCTGA
- a CDS encoding GFA family protein, translating into MEARCQCGQLTATITGEGHGVMCHCKACQRRSGSPFGMMVYFAAEDVKLSGTSTQYTRTADSGDDLTHGFCPVCGTPFWLKTAKHPAGIGIAVGAIESNESAGPVRSVFEENRHPWVEVPDTAQRFPRGRDGR; encoded by the coding sequence ATGGAAGCGCGCTGCCAATGCGGACAACTGACCGCCACCATCACCGGTGAAGGGCACGGCGTGATGTGCCACTGCAAGGCCTGCCAGCGCCGCAGCGGATCGCCCTTCGGCATGATGGTCTATTTCGCAGCCGAGGATGTGAAGCTCAGCGGCACGTCCACCCAATACACCCGCACGGCCGATAGCGGCGATGATCTCACCCACGGCTTCTGCCCGGTGTGCGGCACGCCGTTCTGGCTCAAGACCGCGAAACACCCCGCCGGAATCGGCATTGCCGTCGGCGCGATCGAATCGAACGAAAGCGCCGGGCCTGTCCGTTCGGTGTTCGAAGAAAACCGCCACCCCTGGGTGGAAGTCCCCGACACAGCACAGCGCTTCCCGCGCGGAAGGGATGGCCGATAG
- the rpsA gene encoding 30S ribosomal protein S1 → MATSANPTRDDFAAMLDEQLGGADDGGFEGRVVKGTVTAIENGMAHIDVGLKSEGRVDLKEFQRSENETAPSVGDEVEVYVDRVENAEGEAMLSRDRARREAAWDKLENEFGEGKRVEGRIFGRVKGGFTVDLDGAVAFLPGSQVDIRPVRDVTPLMDMAQPFQILKMDRRRGNIVVSRRAVLEETRAEQRSELIDKLAEGQVIDGVVKNITDYGAFVDLGGIDGLLHVTDMSYKRVNHPSEMIEIGQTVTVQIIRINEETQRISLGMKQLESDPWDGVAAKYPVGMKMTGTVTNITEYGAFVEIEPGIEGLVHVSEMSWTKKNVHPGKIVSTSQEVEVMVLEVDSEKRRISLGLKQAQRNPWEEFAEKHPVGSKVEGEVKNATEFGLFIGLDGDVDGMVHMSDIAWGISGEDALALHRKGEQVEAVVLDVDTDKERISLGMKQLEKGAPTEAGAGSSLRKGETVTVTVLEVRDGGLEVQVGEDGATGFIKRSDLGRDRDEQRPDRFQPGAKVDAMVTGFDRSKKPNFSIKARQIAEEKEAVAQFGSSDSGASLGDILGEALKKKED, encoded by the coding sequence ATGGCAACTTCCGCCAACCCCACCCGCGACGATTTCGCGGCAATGCTCGACGAGCAGCTCGGTGGCGCCGATGACGGCGGCTTCGAAGGCCGCGTCGTCAAGGGCACCGTCACCGCCATCGAAAACGGCATGGCACACATCGATGTCGGCCTGAAAAGCGAAGGCCGCGTCGACCTCAAGGAATTCCAGCGCTCGGAAAACGAAACCGCTCCCTCGGTCGGTGACGAAGTCGAAGTCTATGTCGACCGCGTCGAAAACGCCGAAGGCGAAGCGATGCTGTCGCGCGACCGCGCCCGCCGCGAAGCCGCCTGGGACAAGCTCGAAAACGAATTCGGCGAAGGCAAGCGCGTCGAAGGCCGCATCTTCGGCCGCGTCAAGGGCGGCTTCACCGTCGACCTCGACGGCGCCGTGGCCTTCCTGCCTGGTTCGCAGGTCGACATCCGCCCCGTGCGCGATGTCACCCCGCTGATGGACATGGCCCAGCCGTTCCAGATCCTGAAGATGGACCGTCGCCGCGGCAACATCGTTGTCTCGCGCCGCGCCGTCCTCGAAGAAACCCGCGCCGAACAGCGCAGCGAACTGATCGACAAGCTGGCTGAAGGCCAGGTGATCGACGGCGTCGTCAAGAACATCACCGACTACGGCGCCTTCGTCGACCTCGGCGGTATCGACGGCCTGCTCCACGTCACCGACATGAGCTACAAGCGCGTCAACCATCCGAGCGAAATGATCGAGATCGGCCAGACCGTGACCGTCCAGATCATCCGCATCAACGAAGAAACCCAGCGCATCAGCCTCGGCATGAAGCAGCTGGAATCGGATCCGTGGGACGGCGTTGCCGCCAAGTACCCGGTCGGCATGAAGATGACGGGCACCGTCACCAACATCACCGAATACGGCGCATTCGTCGAAATCGAGCCGGGCATCGAAGGCCTGGTCCACGTTTCGGAAATGAGCTGGACCAAGAAGAACGTCCACCCGGGCAAGATCGTCTCGACCTCGCAGGAAGTCGAAGTCATGGTCCTGGAAGTCGACAGCGAAAAGCGTCGCATCAGCCTCGGCCTCAAGCAGGCCCAGCGCAACCCGTGGGAAGAGTTCGCCGAGAAGCACCCGGTTGGCTCGAAGGTCGAAGGCGAAGTCAAGAACGCCACCGAATTCGGCCTGTTCATCGGCCTCGATGGCGACGTCGACGGCATGGTCCACATGTCGGACATCGCCTGGGGCATCTCGGGTGAAGACGCCCTCGCCCTGCACCGCAAGGGCGAGCAGGTCGAAGCCGTCGTTCTCGACGTCGACACCGACAAGGAGCGCATCAGCCTCGGCATGAAGCAGCTCGAAAAGGGTGCACCGACCGAAGCCGGCGCCGGCAGCTCGCTCCGCAAGGGCGAAACCGTCACCGTCACCGTCCTCGAAGTCCGCGATGGCGGCCTCGAAGTGCAGGTTGGCGAAGACGGCGCGACCGGCTTCATCAAGCGCAGCGACCTCGGCCGCGACCGCGACGAACAGCGTCCCGATCGCTTCCAGCCGGGTGCCAAGGTTGACGCCATGGTCACCGGTTTCGACCGCTCGAAGAAGCCGAACTTCTCGATCAAGGCGCGTCAGATCGCTGAAGAGAAGGAAGCGGTTGCTCAGTTCGGTTCGTCGGATTCGGGCGCATCGCTCGGCGACATCCTCGGCGAAGCGCTGAAGAAGAAGGAAGACTAA
- a CDS encoding TIGR02300 family protein has product MVKPEWGTKRTCPNCGTRFYDLNKEDPVTCIECGEEWTPEPVLKSKQPILAEEEKKDKKGEADSDLSGDDDDDLDLDIDEDDDSPDNEVDLGGDDDLGVETKSKGDDDDADES; this is encoded by the coding sequence ATGGTCAAACCGGAATGGGGCACCAAGCGGACCTGCCCGAACTGCGGCACCCGCTTTTACGATCTGAACAAGGAAGATCCCGTCACCTGCATCGAATGCGGTGAAGAGTGGACGCCCGAGCCCGTGCTCAAGTCCAAGCAGCCGATCCTCGCCGAGGAAGAGAAGAAGGACAAGAAGGGCGAAGCGGACAGCGATCTGTCGGGCGATGACGATGACGATCTGGACCTCGACATCGACGAGGACGACGATTCGCCGGACAACGAGGTCGACCTCGGCGGCGACGACGATCTCGGCGTCGAAACGAAATCGAAGGGCGACGACGACGACGCGGACGAGTCCTGA
- a CDS encoding CBU_0592 family membrane protein, which yields MTGLDVYSLIGFVGTACIIGAYAYLTWKDEPNPFILHGTNLTGAALLTVSLLVHTNWPSLVLEGFWAAIAIWGLAKAVKARRNRA from the coding sequence GTGACCGGGCTCGACGTCTATTCGCTGATCGGTTTCGTCGGGACCGCCTGCATCATCGGCGCCTACGCCTATCTCACCTGGAAGGACGAGCCGAACCCCTTCATACTCCACGGCACCAATCTGACCGGTGCCGCGTTGCTGACCGTGTCGCTGCTGGTCCACACCAACTGGCCGAGCCTTGTCCTCGAAGGTTTCTGGGCAGCGATTGCGATCTGGGGCTTGGCGAAAGCGGTCAAAGCGCGCAGGAACCGCGCATGA
- a CDS encoding bifunctional helix-turn-helix transcriptional regulator/GNAT family N-acetyltransferase — MVDVVAQMGPAFLGSRLKRLGERMQAGAASVLTEAGVPLQPGHMAAMAALRTGPKTVGQLAEASGTSQPGMTRTVGQLKKLGLATDEACDDQRSRLIALTEEGERMAGVIAREVWPRVGAAAQQILSQLDGDFLRQLTQIEQALAEASIAQRAARTAGPPLTLRPYSPALAREFHDINREWIDAMFTLETADREVLENPQERIIAPGGDILFVEASGLGIVGTCALQKTGPQAFELTKMGVRESARGLKAGEFLLGAAISRAKHLGAEKLYLLTNRKCAAAIHLYEKLGFVHDPDIMDTYAARYERCDVAMLYKG, encoded by the coding sequence ATGGTCGATGTCGTTGCCCAGATGGGTCCCGCTTTTCTCGGCAGTCGCTTGAAGCGCCTCGGAGAGCGCATGCAGGCCGGCGCTGCCAGCGTGCTGACCGAAGCAGGCGTCCCGCTCCAGCCCGGCCACATGGCGGCCATGGCAGCGCTCAGGACCGGACCCAAGACGGTCGGCCAATTGGCCGAGGCGAGCGGCACCAGCCAGCCGGGGATGACCCGTACCGTCGGCCAGTTGAAGAAGCTTGGCCTCGCCACAGACGAAGCCTGCGACGACCAGCGCAGCCGCCTGATAGCGCTGACAGAAGAAGGCGAACGCATGGCCGGCGTAATCGCGCGCGAGGTGTGGCCAAGGGTCGGTGCGGCCGCGCAGCAAATCCTATCGCAGCTCGACGGGGATTTCCTCCGCCAGTTAACGCAGATCGAGCAGGCGCTAGCCGAGGCCTCTATCGCGCAGCGTGCAGCGCGCACTGCCGGGCCGCCCCTTACGCTGCGCCCCTACTCTCCCGCCCTCGCCCGCGAGTTCCATGATATCAACCGGGAATGGATCGACGCGATGTTCACGCTCGAGACGGCCGACCGGGAAGTGCTCGAGAACCCGCAGGAACGGATCATCGCTCCGGGCGGCGACATTCTGTTCGTCGAGGCCTCAGGACTGGGCATCGTCGGCACTTGCGCGCTCCAGAAGACCGGGCCGCAGGCCTTCGAGCTGACCAAGATGGGAGTGCGCGAAAGCGCGCGAGGCCTCAAGGCGGGCGAGTTCCTGCTAGGCGCCGCTATCTCCCGCGCCAAGCATCTGGGTGCCGAGAAGCTCTACCTACTCACCAACCGCAAGTGCGCGGCTGCGATCCATCTCTACGAGAAACTGGGATTCGTGCACGATCCCGATATAATGGACACCTACGCGGCGCGTTACGAACGGTGCGATGTCGCCATGCTCTACAAGGGCTAG
- the gloB gene encoding hydroxyacylglutathione hydrolase, with the protein MPLEVHQFPCLSDNYGYLLHDPDSGETAAIDTPDGAEYLKQAEAKGWRITQIWNTHWHPDHAGGNKAIVEATGATIVAPQEVEKLSPIDRVVGNGDSVALGDWSARVIDVSGHTNGHIAYHIGDADLAFVGDSVFALGCGRMFEGEAEQFWNSLDRIRQLPDNTLLYCAHEYTQANARFALHADPDNAELQLYAAQIDEKRAKGEPTVPALLSRELTTNPFLRADDADLRDRWGGTSPAETFAALRAAKDSF; encoded by the coding sequence ATGCCCCTCGAAGTTCACCAGTTCCCCTGCCTGTCCGACAATTACGGATACCTCCTCCACGACCCTGACAGCGGCGAAACCGCGGCGATCGATACGCCCGACGGCGCCGAATACCTCAAGCAGGCCGAAGCCAAGGGCTGGCGGATCACGCAGATCTGGAACACGCACTGGCATCCCGACCATGCCGGCGGGAACAAGGCCATCGTCGAGGCGACCGGCGCGACCATCGTCGCCCCGCAAGAGGTCGAGAAGCTGAGCCCGATCGACCGGGTGGTCGGCAATGGCGACAGCGTGGCCCTTGGCGACTGGTCCGCGCGCGTGATCGACGTATCGGGCCACACCAATGGCCATATCGCCTACCATATTGGCGATGCGGACCTCGCCTTTGTCGGCGACAGCGTCTTTGCGCTCGGATGCGGGCGCATGTTCGAAGGCGAAGCGGAGCAGTTCTGGAACAGCCTCGACCGCATCCGCCAACTGCCCGACAACACGCTGCTCTACTGCGCGCATGAATACACGCAGGCGAACGCCAGGTTCGCGCTGCACGCCGATCCCGACAACGCAGAGCTCCAGCTTTATGCGGCCCAGATCGACGAAAAGCGGGCCAAGGGCGAACCGACCGTCCCCGCACTCCTCTCGCGCGAACTGACCACCAACCCCTTCCTGCGCGCCGATGATGCCGATCTGCGCGACCGCTGGGGCGGAACCAGCCCGGCCGAAACCTTCGCCGCCCTGCGCGCGGCCAAGGACAGTTTCTGA
- the aroA gene encoding 3-phosphoshikimate 1-carboxyvinyltransferase, whose product MTAHRFLPAGPLTGRIRVPGDKSISHRSLMFGALAVGRSRISGLLEGEDVLATAAALRAMGARIERDGDEWVVDGVGVGGLLQPEQALDMGNSGTSTRLLMGLVASHGITAAFTGDASLSKRPMGRVIDPLSTMGAHFTPSPGGTLPLMMEGMQPAVPIEYRLPVASAQVKSAVLLAGLNTPGITTVIEPVPTRDHTERMLRGFGAQLTVEEADGERVIRIHGPADLTPCDITVPGDPSSAAFFAVAASIVPGSDLVIENVGLNPTRDGIFRVLAQMGANIEKLDEREVGGEPVADLRVRHAQLKGIEVDPAIAPSMIDEFPVLFVAAAMAEGTTVTSGLDELRVKESDRLAAMASALSASGVSLEEREDGLVITGSGGAPLRGTANAEVETHLDHRIAMSMAVAGLVSRDGVQIDSLEPIATSFPNFTALLESAAA is encoded by the coding sequence GTGACTGCCCACCGCTTCCTGCCCGCCGGACCGCTGACCGGACGCATCCGTGTGCCCGGCGACAAATCGATCAGCCACCGCTCCCTCATGTTCGGCGCGCTGGCAGTGGGGCGCAGCCGAATTTCGGGCCTGCTCGAGGGCGAGGACGTGCTTGCCACGGCGGCCGCGCTGCGCGCCATGGGCGCGCGGATCGAGCGCGACGGGGACGAATGGGTGGTCGACGGCGTGGGTGTCGGCGGATTGCTGCAGCCCGAACAGGCGCTCGACATGGGCAATTCGGGCACCTCCACGCGCCTGCTGATGGGCCTAGTCGCAAGCCACGGCATCACCGCGGCCTTCACCGGCGATGCCAGCCTGTCGAAGCGTCCCATGGGCCGCGTGATTGACCCGCTCTCGACCATGGGCGCACACTTCACCCCCTCCCCCGGCGGAACGCTGCCGCTGATGATGGAGGGCATGCAGCCGGCCGTGCCGATCGAATACCGCCTGCCCGTGGCGAGCGCGCAGGTGAAAAGCGCGGTACTGCTGGCCGGGCTCAACACGCCCGGGATCACCACGGTCATCGAACCGGTGCCGACACGCGATCACACCGAACGCATGCTGCGCGGGTTTGGCGCCCAGTTGACCGTCGAAGAGGCGGATGGCGAGCGCGTCATCCGCATTCATGGCCCGGCCGACCTTACCCCTTGCGACATCACGGTCCCCGGCGATCCCTCCTCCGCCGCCTTCTTCGCGGTGGCCGCGAGCATCGTGCCGGGGAGCGACCTTGTTATCGAGAACGTCGGCCTCAACCCGACCCGCGACGGGATATTCCGCGTACTTGCCCAGATGGGCGCGAATATCGAGAAGCTGGATGAGCGAGAGGTAGGCGGCGAGCCCGTCGCCGACCTGCGTGTGCGGCATGCGCAGCTCAAAGGCATAGAGGTCGACCCGGCGATCGCGCCCAGCATGATCGACGAATTCCCCGTCCTCTTCGTCGCTGCGGCAATGGCTGAAGGCACAACGGTCACCAGCGGCCTCGACGAACTGCGCGTCAAGGAAAGCGACCGCCTCGCGGCCATGGCGAGTGCCCTCTCTGCAAGCGGCGTGTCTCTGGAAGAGCGCGAGGATGGGCTGGTCATCACCGGCAGCGGCGGCGCACCCTTGCGCGGAACAGCCAACGCCGAGGTCGAAACCCATCTCGACCACCGCATCGCGATGAGCATGGCCGTTGCCGGGCTCGTCAGCCGCGACGGGGTGCAGATCGACAGCCTCGAACCGATCGCGACCAGCTTCCCCAATTTCACGGCGCTGCTCGAAAGCGCGGCGGCGTGA
- the cmk gene encoding (d)CMP kinase: MIIAVDGPTASGKGTIAKALAEHYGLPHLDTGLLYRAVGYQCRRDGGEPQSLADALAACSFDDRLLEDPVLRSEEVGGLASQVSVHPAVRQALFERQRAFAMQDGGAVLDGRDIGTVIAPEAEAKLFITASVEARAQRRFLEMRQRGVPVSLAEIADDLRRRDERDRNRAVAPLVPAEEAHVIDTSNLGKDEAIAAAIAAVEHAIS, encoded by the coding sequence ATGATTATCGCCGTCGACGGCCCCACAGCCTCGGGTAAGGGCACCATCGCCAAGGCGCTCGCCGAGCACTATGGCCTCCCCCATCTCGACACCGGCCTGCTTTACCGCGCGGTCGGCTATCAGTGCCGCCGCGACGGGGGCGAGCCGCAATCGCTGGCCGATGCGCTGGCGGCCTGCTCTTTTGACGACAGACTGCTGGAAGACCCCGTCCTGCGGTCCGAGGAGGTCGGCGGCCTCGCCAGCCAGGTCTCGGTCCACCCCGCGGTGCGCCAGGCGCTGTTCGAACGCCAGCGTGCCTTCGCCATGCAGGATGGCGGCGCGGTGCTCGATGGGCGCGATATCGGCACCGTCATCGCACCCGAGGCCGAGGCCAAGCTGTTCATCACCGCCAGCGTCGAAGCGCGGGCCCAGCGGCGCTTCCTCGAAATGCGCCAGCGCGGCGTACCGGTAAGCCTCGCCGAAATCGCCGACGACCTGCGCCGCCGCGACGAACGCGACCGCAACCGCGCGGTGGCCCCGCTGGTGCCGGCCGAGGAGGCCCACGTCATCGACACCAGCAACCTCGGCAAGGACGAGGCCATCGCCGCTGCCATCGCGGCCGTCGAACACGCTATCTCCTAA